caggagTCAGATGCTGTGTCTCCAGTGAAGACTCAGAGAAACtgttgatgcttttatcagcagcagggtggattactgtaacggcctcctcactggccttcccataaacagagtcagacagttacagctcatccagaacgctgcggccagaattctgagcAGAAGCAGGAAATCAGATGTTACGTTTgggcctttattagcttttttttctcaggttaaaaatcttaaattaatccatctccacctgctggtggaaaagcagctggcgatcttcagtCTGCACTCTATTGCTCTttctgcagttcccggatgtaatgtcgaATTCTAACAGTCCAATTTAAGCCACTGAATTCATGGAAgtgaatatttgaactgaaataaaatgacctGAAAATTACCCTTTggatattatacatcgtatttttaaagggttttgcacattttgtaagtgaaatctggaaattgaatgtgaattattgaatttataagtacgaaaacgtgtttgaaatatttttagttgaaataataacagcttaaataaacagatttgttaaatttcaggacctaaaaatacaaaccctgcaactcaagtcattaaaatgcaagagcTTGTTAATACAGTGTATTATTTCTTTCAGTTcgtttttaattcaatacttttggcactGATTTTGTTCCATAACTCATCAAAGACACAGATTAGTTTATTAATATGTGCTTTATTACATCATACACACCAATAAAACTACTCACTCTTGGCTATTTTATATATCAGAAACACATGTGAAAACTGTTGAGCACATTAggcaagctttaaatagaaaataaataaacatcagtgTAAAAAAAAGAGGCAAGCTGCTTTAAAAACATTCACGATGGTCCTCTGGAAATCACGGTAAACCCTCCACAACAAAACCAACAGTGTTTTTCACATCAATCCAGACTTGACCAGCAAGGCGACACACGCGTATAAAAGACTCTTCAGAAACAGCAGGTATAAACGTGATCATCATGGAGAACCACACAGCTCCAGCGGAGGGTGTTGATCATAAAGTTGGCCCCTTTATATCAGTCCTGATCGACACGTGTGCTTCACACTGCTCGTGTAAAAGATGTGGAGatgacataacacacacacacacaccactaaaGCATGCCCCGGCGGATTTACATTCATATACACACCGGCTGCATGATCAGAGAGGAGCCACGATGCATACAGTGAAAGAGCAGTAAAGGGGTCATGAGCTGCTCCACTGATCAGGGGGTTTACATTACAAATAAGCATCATTCAGAAATAAATGTCTACGAGCCTCCTCAGCACACTGTGAGGATGGGCGTGGTCATTTGTAGACTTAGACTGCTCTTATTGGCTGTCAGATTTGCATATTAAGAGGTCACTTCTAAATATAGACAAAAAGTGGGAGGTGGTCTACTTCAGAGGCGGAGCTTATCATCCTTATTACATCATAAACCCTCCATTCAAAGATGCGCAATATGCAAATCTGGAATAtttcataaaacatttgcgaataaatcAGCGCTTCCACCCAATGAGAAACAGAAGAGCAGAAACCTGCAGACATCACTGAGAGAAGGGGAGAtgggattctccactgtgctgtttgttctcctctaataaatgagctgcgcctcagaacACCGAGACCAAACGCAGTGAACACGCTGAACGTGGCTGAGACAGGAGTGTGGACAGATGCTCAGTTCAAGACCCCTTTAAAAAAGGATATACTGcagtggaatgaatgaatgaatgaatgaatgaatgaatgaatgaatgaatgaatgaatgaatgaatgaatgaatgaatgactgaaataaaaacaacatagaCTCATCTTCAAACTAAGGAAACTCGCTGTGGAGCTTTTATTGAGTTGACtcaatttaacccttgtgtgctacTCAGATTGACTCTCCTTTGGTGCTGTTGATGCTGTTTttcctccattgacttccattataatcacatttattgattgtaaagcTGACATCAGATAATCATTCACACCAGAGCTGGTGGTCTTTCAGCCGTTACACATTGTATTTTAGAGATAAAAAATGGATGTCCCCAAATTTTCTGTGCCTGCACATGAACAAGACAGAGGTTATGTTGAGTGGTTcttccaaccaaccatccaagtACAACTAAACCTCTTAATATGAACCTAGACGGCTCGGCTGTGGAGGTCCAGGCCAAACTAAAGAACTTAGGGGTAATATTAGACAAAAATCTAGCATTTGACCTCCACATGCTGTCTACTGTAAAGACTACATTTTGTTCATCTCAAAAACACTTCAGGAATCCGCCCCATGCTGTCCTTTTCTGTGGCAGAAACACTGATCAATACTTTCATTTATTCCCGCTCAGATTATTGCAATGCCTTACTAGCTGGCGTTTCCAAACGTAACATCAATAAACTACAGTATGTCCAAAACTcagcggccaggattctgacagGGACTAAAATACGAGAACACATTGCTCCTGTTTTCACATCTCTCCATTACAGTCAGATTTCATATTGATTGTAAAATCCTGCTGACATACAAGGCCCTGCATGGTTTGGCTCCACACGATCTGTCTGAACTCTTAACTTGGTACCCCCCTTCACGTGACCTCCGTTCCTCTGACTCTGGTCTTTTAACAGTTCCCTCCACTCGTCTGCGCTCTATGGGTGACCGGGCTTTCGCATCTCTGGCTCCgaggctctggaactctctccccCATGACATGAGACACGCTCAATCCTTTGTGAGGTCtgcagtttagatgtttgaatgttttattaattgtgaATGTTTTAGCCTGAATGATTTATTTCACTGCTCTTCTAAACCGTTTCATATCCGTGTCTTTTTAATGTAAAGCGCTTTGGGAATTAAGTTAAAGGCGCTATataagaataaattattattattattatcatcatgcaTTCTTAGTTTTTGCTGGCTTCCCTGTTGGGATTATTGGTAAAACATGTAatatttactgttgatcattggttgtcagcattaaccctttagatcagCCTGTGCTGAAGACTTTCAGTCTTTaatatggagttcagtggagtaaaacagcagattataagCTTTATTTGCAGTGTAACTGATGATTAACAGTAAATATTACATGTTTTACCTCTTAATCCCAACAGGGAACACCAGCaaaaatcaagaatgcatgattatctgctgtcatggctttacaatcaataaatgtgattataatggaagtcaattgagcaaaaacagcaccaacatcaccaaaggaGAGTCAATCTGAAGAGTGTACTGTTGAGTTTCTGATAAATCTGTGTCAAGATAAGATTAGTCAGCAAATatcatcacatttgctgaaacagagaaagatgaggccaaattaagactcaaaatcagcccagactggatgaaaacgacccaacagcacacatggGTTAAATCCAGTTAACTACAGTACTtggggttaaaagttgagtcaactcaaaaaaaaaacccatgcaGCAAGCTGCCATAcgattttaagttgagtcaactgtTCACTTGTGTACAGTGATTTATGACTGAATAAGCAGGTGAATGTGTGTTTATAAGGCTTCTCCAGCTCTGAGGAACACACATTACCTTTCAGACATTCAACAATCATAAACCCCAGCTCTGAACACAGGGAATGAGCGCTGACGGATGCTAAAGCTGAGCTGTACTCTCAGATGAGCTGCAGATCTGATTATGTGTTGATGAATACACAGCAGCACAGGGCAGCAGCGCGTCCGCTTTAACCATGTCTTAAATGAGCAAACATGCATGTGGAGAGTATCAGATCTGCATGCAGCGACTACATCTACCTGCAGAAGAGCTCAGAAACACTGGAGAGCATCACCGCAATGAAGACCAGCATCTGATCATCCTCTAATCACACCAAACACAGAGCATGTAAAGGGAACGCTCAGCCAAACGCTAATATTTATCCACCGTTCAGTTCTGAAACCTGTTGGAGcctctgttgaacacgaaagaagaggtttggaaacactttagaTCAttggtgtccaaactcagtcctggagggccagctccatcttccttcaacacacctgcctggaagacTCTAGTATACCTAGAGAATTGGGGTTGGACctgaaatatgcaggacaccggtcctccaggatcgagtttaggcacccctgctttagaataatggtccattagttcatTTGTTTACTAACATTACTATTCTtcccatccacagagtttgtaatgctGTCAAATGAGTAAACAAAGCTGTTTACAGCTGCCTTCAGATGCTAGTGACTTCTTCCTTATAGTATTTTGGTCGGTCTCTGGGTCAAATGCAGCTGATGATAAGCTAAAGTTTAATAGAAGTAAAACCATCAGCACAAGTCTAACCCCTTCATGTGTTCACAAACACAAGCGCAGctatttagagctcatttctgattaatgatgtcagaatttactggtacgctggaatggatgtgtgaacgggGCTTTCCAGAAAAACTCCAGAACCCCCTTGCCTTTGTCAATATGTCAACATCttgttttgtgtccaacagaaactcctaaaggtttagaaacacttgagggagagtaactATTAAAGGAACAGCTGACCCAAAGATAAGCTTTCGGTCATCGTTTATTCTTCCTTCATTTAGAGTTTCTTTgtactgttgaacactaaagaagaggATTCTGCAGATGAGAAGCACACCGGTACTCACTGACTGCTACAGTACTGTCAGTTTattcccagcattcttcaaaatatcttctttttttgctcAACACACTCAAGAAACTCACAATAGAGCAGCAGGGAGATCCACTGTccagcagagttcagctccaaccctgatcaaacacacctgaagcaggtAATCAGGACCGAGACAGCACCTGCAGGtgtgttggagctgaactctgcagaagGCGGATCTCCAGGAGGATTATTCTGCTTGAGTGGTGATGGTGTGCTGTGTTCTGATGGACAGGAGGGTTATTATTAAACTGCAGTGGTGACGGTGTGCTGTGATCTGATGTAAAGGCACTGGTGCTCTGGCCCTGAGCGCCGTCACTCCCACCAGGTGTCCAGTCTGCGGATGCGCACCCGCTGCTTGTAGTGGTACTCCTTCAGGTGCTCCTTGAGCGTGGCGGGCAGCGGTAGCGTCCCGATCCCGTCGTACGAGCTGCGGCTGCTGATGACGGCGCGGCAGATGCGCTGGAGGCTGAACGGCTGCGTGCGGTGGATCGGGTTCGACAGCAGCGGCTCGAAGAACATGCAGGAGTTCGGGTCCTTGTAGTGCTCCAGCAGGCCGGTGACGGTGGGCGCGTGGAACACGCTGGGGTCGTGCACGTCGAAGCTGAAGTTATGGTTCCACTGCTCGATGCGCGCGTGAAGAGACCGGCCGTACCTGCGGAAGCTCACCGAGAACAGATAATCCTCCTGGGCAGAGTCGCGCAGCAGGAACGTGCCCTCGGGTTTCCCCTCCAGAAGAGTCTCGGCCTCGTAGCGGTCCATCACGCCCCAGTAGCACGACAGATTCGTGATCTCAAGCAAGTCAGGAACGAGGCAGTGGATATAGTCGATCTGTGTGTGAACGCGGTGCTGGTAATCCTGTGTTTTGGGACTCTCTGATTGGATGACGGACGGAGCCGCAGTGCAGATCTCCACGTCCGGAACAGCGGAGGCAGAAACGGGGGCAGACGCCGCCACTTCGTCCAGCGTGTCCAGACAGGTCTGCAGGAGCAGCTGGTGTAGCGTAGCGCGCTCGTCTCCCGCTAGCTCATTCATACCGTGCGCTAGTTTGGGGCCCAGTTTGTACAGAGGGTTTATTTGTGCGGTGACCTCGAAGGTGTGTATCTGAGCGTTCGGCGGCGGCTCCACGCCCTGCTCAATGCTAATCCTGCGCCGCTCACGTAGCCGGTCCTCCTCATCCTCCAGTGGCGCGCTCACACACTCTAGCACCGGCGCGCTCACACACTCCAGCACCGGCGTGCTCACACAATCCAGAGGTGCACTCACACACTCGAGCGGTGCACTCACACACTCCAGTACTGGTGTGTTCACACACTCCAACGGCGCGGTGTGCTGCTTTATCAAGTACCACTTCTGGGCCAGGTCGGAGCCGGCGGGGAAGGGGCAGCGGTCCAGCATGAGCTCGCTGAGGTGGATCTTCCTGCGTGACGGGGCCGGCGCAGGACTCATGCTGTGTGTTTTGATGGGGAAGCACTGTCCCACTGCGTCCTGGATCTTCTGTCGGAGCGTGCGCCCGGTGCTGGGGTCTGGGGTCAGCGGGGGTCTGCTGGAAGCTGGCTGGGATAGAGCTGCCCCCCTCGCCGGACAGCAGATCCCCGCTCAGCAGATCTCCATACTCGAACCCATCACTCAGAGGGCGCAGATCCTGGGACGGGTGGCTCTTCTTCTTCCCTCGACCAGGTTTTCTCCGTCCTCCATCTCGCCTCTCCTCAGAGCGACTCTGCCGCACTTTGGGCCGCGCGCCGCGCTCCCGCTCCTTCCCACGATCCCCTGTGTCCTCCGGCAGAGACATGATGAGGCTTCAGACCACGCTCACTCAGTCCAGCCAATGATCATCATCCTGATGAAGATAAATACAGACCAAACTGAGTGAGAAGCTCATGCACAGGTGAGTAAATCAAACACACACTGATCATTAATTTAGTGTGCACTTCTTAGGCAGCAAACTCGTTTATTAGTCGAAGGTGCTCATAAAGTAAATCTGTGTATACCTAGGCATAGTGGATTAATgagagatcagtatatggaaatgaaGACACTGTGAGCAtcagacaccactgtttcctcgttctcatgtaaattacATGAGTGTAAAAAACTggtggccaatcagaacacaaagcagactgttgcgttGCTCACAGGCCACGCCTTCAGGATTTGCATGTATTTTAgggctgttgctagatcagaaACGGTTGCGGCCAGAAGCAaacgaaaattatttatattatttattaaatttcccacttactgtattttattaatgtataccgccaccctaaccctaaacccaaccgtcacagtactgttagaatattaattattgttatacagtatcATAAAAGTGCTGCTATATTGTTGTGCATATCGTACTTCCGGCCGGCTgcgtatcctatctagactttaccgtatTTTCGGTCACattctatagacctttttctaaGGGTGTGGAGTGTAACATGGTGACTAGCGTCTTCTAGTAGGATGCTTAGAACTTCTGTTTACAACTGGTACATCTCAGTGGGAAAATGGGTGTCAATACCGTTTTaagtgttaaagctgttatacttCTATCAGAGGCGGATCAAGTGTGGGAGAAAAACATTCTCTCTGTCGTCAGATCAGATGTTggaatatacagctgaagtcagaattattagccctcattagatttgttttcttttttaaatatttcccgaatgatgtttaacagagcaaggaaattttcacagtatgtctgataatattttttcttctggagaaagtcttaattgttttatttcggcaaatataaaataagttttacatttttttgtggtcaaaattattatcaagATAGTTTTCTATGCGTTACTATGCAATGACTTCGTGAGCTATTAGTTTACATGCGTATCAGGATGTAAAATGCTGGATATACGGATTATACAGTTATTCAGCTCCACCTCAAAGAGGCATGATGTGTGTTCAACTGcatattttattaacttttcatGTTTATTATGAAGTTTGCCATGTATGTTTCTAATAAATCAACAAACACAGACAGCTGAGTATTAGTGTGCAGTTAGTATAAATTTGATAATAGTGTTGAATCACTCAGCTCCTACTGCCATTTTTCTGAAGTGAAAGAACAGAAATACACTTTATTAAACGTCAAGACTGATATTAATccctggctgtgttttctttgacattaTAGCCTAAAAATACAACATCGTACATCTCTGTCAGTCTCTTTTTTcaggtttaattataatttagcctttaatATCCACAACACAACTCAGGAGTAAAATAGGAAACTCTGTCTGGCGGTTTATGTCAGATATCTCACTCACTACATGCTGAACTGAGAACTTCAATGTTTTATCCAAacatgttgattgttaaatgtacagtttattgtggtctattattatttttaattgatatatatatatatatatatatatatatatatatatatatatatatatatatatatatatatatatatatgaataagatgatatgttgaataataagATGATATATTGAAtgctactactatttactgtgtttttcattatatatgcatgttctttaattttttaatgtaaactttataaatgctttggcaatacattcataacatttgtcatgccaatacagcgattattgaattgaattgaatttaagagAGAGCACTCACTGAGAGCTCATTAATactcatgaccattccaaatatggtcaataaggaGCTTTTGGTTGTAGGGGTATTTCACTGGGTAATAAATGAGCACATAAAACCATTTCTGGGGATTGTTTGAACTTACCAAAGCCATacacctactatgtagatatcagagaacgatttaacttattaaaccaatgcagtatatggcacctttaaagagtcagttcactcaaaaactaaagtttactcactatttactctcccgcaagtgttttcaaacttttatggagtttctttgttctgttgaacacaaatggagataatttaaagaaacagaacaaagaaactccaTAAAAGTTTGACCtccataataagaaaaacaaataccatagcAGTCAATGGTAACCAGTTTACAACATTCACAATGTTTTGTGTGAACTGaccttttaaataaaactattaaatatgaaatataaatattaagatgAAGAACATTTGCCTAAAGACTACACAACCTCGGCGAATAAATCAAATAATCTCTAAAAATATtactaaacaaaacattaaacctaaaataaattgaataataaatactttaatcatGTCGAGTAAGTCTAAAATACCATTGTGTaatcaataaaaacacacacacaattaatcaATCTTCACATAATCATTTCTAAATACACTGTCAGAGACACATGTGAAGGTTTTGGGTTATTAATAACATATAAACTATAATAACCCGGCGAAAACAAGTGCACATGTTACTGTCACGCTCCTGTATCATATGTAATACAGTATGTGTATTGCTCGCTGTCTGTAATGAGCTCTGTGTTGATGATGACAGAGAAACACTGCTCACTGTAATTATGATCAACATAATAATGAGAATATTAGTCACAAACACGAACCTGCACCGCCGGAAACGCGCCAGCTCGCTCCCGGTGACGTGGCGTCACTTCAGAGCCGTAATTATGGCTTTAATAAATGATGTATTCTTTAATAACTGAACTTTAATCGGAAAAAGTCGCTTTAACTCGAGCTAACTCACACCCACCCTGGCTTACAGTAGCGATGACTTCACTTCCGGCACATTGCGGAGGCATTTCCGGCGGATTTGTTAAattgtttttgtcaaaataatactattatttatCGTTAAACTTTTAAAGTCGTGTTGATTAATATAATacatctgtttttacatttacactgTGGTTTTGCTGTATATTATGGGTTCTGTTATTAGTTAATCCTTTCATAAGCGAGTCGCTCATGAGGACTTTTATCCGGAGATTCAAGTGCGCATGCCCGGAAGAAGATCTTCAGCGTGATCAGATTAAATGTAAACTGCGTTCCTTCAGCATTAAATGTGTTTATCAAGTTAATCGATCGATTTGATCGATCTTCACAGCAGTGTTCGACTCCAAGACTCGATTGGTACCGATTCAGATGATTTACTAACTGATTTAGGATTCACTCGACGCGCGGACAGGTCAGTGTGTAAACACAAACAACTGATCGATCGATtattgatgaagatgatgatgatattcCTAATAGAATATGACAGGGAAGGAAAGGCTTGTTCAATTCAAAGCGTTTAAAACA
This genomic interval from Danio aesculapii chromosome 15, fDanAes4.1, whole genome shotgun sequence contains the following:
- the socs9 gene encoding LOW QUALITY PROTEIN: suppressor of cytokine signaling 9 (The sequence of the model RefSeq protein was modified relative to this genomic sequence to represent the inferred CDS: inserted 2 bases in 1 codon), yielding MSLPEDTGDRGKERERGARPKVRQSRSEERRDGGRRKPGRGKKKSHPSQDLRPLSDGFEYGDLLSGDLLSGEGGSSIPASFXSRPPLTPDPSTGRTLRQKIQDAVGQCFPIKTHSMSPAPAPSRRKIHLSELMLDRCPFPAGSDLAQKWYLIKQHTAPLECVNTPVLECVSAPLECVSAPLDCVSTPVLECVSAPVLECVSAPLEDEEDRLRERRRISIEQGVEPPPNAQIHTFEVTAQINPLYKLGPKLAHGMNELAGDERATLHQLLLQTCLDTLDEVAASAPVSASAVPDVEICTAAPSVIQSESPKTQDYQHRVHTQIDYIHCLVPDLLEITNLSCYWGVMDRYEAETLLEGKPEGTFLLRDSAQEDYLFSVSFRRYGRSLHARIEQWNHNFSFDVHDPSVFHAPTVTGLLEHYKDPNSCMFFEPLLSNPIHRTQPFSLQRICRAVISSRSSYDGIGTLPLPATLKEHLKEYHYKQRVRIRRLDTWWE